Genomic DNA from Rhodopseudomonas sp. BAL398:
CAGGCAGCTCACGCATACTGGAAACACCGTTTGCCTCGCTAACGCTGTGAAACTGGACCTTGTCTGCCACTCGCGTTGTCGCACCTAGCAGGCGATCCGGGATCGCACTTTTGTTGACCACAGTCATGTACACCGCGCCGGCCTTCGCTCCCGCCGGTGTCGCGCGCGCCCACACGTGCTCGACAGCAATCGTATTGGCGTCCGCCGTTTGCGCTTCCACCTGACCGCTGACGGACAACGCAACCGCCAACGCACCAATCAGTTTGTATGTGAGCTTCATCTCATTTCTCCGTTACTGTCTTGAACGTGATATTTCCTTGCGCAGCCAGCTGGCGATCGCTTCGCCATCCTCGCTGCCCTGGATGACGCTCACGAATTTTCCCGTGGGACTCATCAGATAGAGGTAACCGCTGTGCGAGACGAGATAATCCCTGTCATCGGTCCCTGACTTCTGTTGCGCGACGTAGATACGGTATTCCTTGACGACGCGATCGATCTGCGCCTGAGTGCCCGTCAACCCGAGGATCCGTGAGTCAAACGATTTCAGGTACTCGCTCAAGACGTCCCGCGTATCGCGCGCGGGATCGATGGTAATGAACATGGGCTGGATCTTGACCGCATCCGAACCGAGCTTCTCGAGCGCCACGGTCATGTTGTTGAGCGTCGTCGGACAAACATCCGGGCAAAATGTGTAACCGAAGAAAATGAGGGCCCACTTGCCAAGATAGGTTTTCTCGCTGACGACTTCGCCATTCGTTGCAACGAGCGTGAACGGGCCGCCAATGAGAGGGG
This window encodes:
- a CDS encoding copper chaperone PCu(A)C; the protein is MKLTYKLIGALAVALSVSGQVEAQTADANTIAVEHVWARATPAGAKAGAVYMTVVNKSAIPDRLLGATTRVADKVQFHSVSEANGVSSMRELPAMDIPPGAKVILKPGDTHAMLVGLKQPLKEGQTIPLTLDFEKAGKVNVAASVAKVGAMQGGSMGSMAHGADKPMKK
- a CDS encoding SCO family protein — encoded protein: MRSLRKFLIIVALAIATSVAIAWAWRTISPVTPPLPKPTTSGTPLIGGPFTLVATNGEVVSEKTYLGKWALIFFGYTFCPDVCPTTLNNMTVALEKLGSDAVKIQPMFITIDPARDTRDVLSEYLKSFDSRILGLTGTQAQIDRVVKEYRIYVAQQKSGTDDRDYLVSHSGYLYLMSPTGKFVSVIQGSEDGEAIASWLRKEISRSRQ